The proteins below come from a single Burkholderia sp. FERM BP-3421 genomic window:
- the lhpI gene encoding bifunctional Delta(1)-pyrroline-2-carboxylate/Delta(1)-piperideine-2-carboxylate reductase — translation MPRSERNFDAQETAALLDHHALLATLRDTVLEYDAGRVVSPARLVVPLHDGGVMLSMPARGDDLAIHKLINVCPGNASRGLPTIHGQVVACDAHSGQIAFALDGPTVTGRRTAVMTALGIDTLCAQSPREILLIGAGGQAACHADALGALFPDAVLYVHSRSPDDARAFVSRHRAAAPGLRALETARIPASVDVVVTLTTSKTPVYTEDARPGRLVVGVGAFTPDAAEIASHTVRGSRIVVDDPDGARHEAGDLIQADVAWSKVAALAERLKESDIDTRAPWLFKSVGCAAWDLAACRVAHAALG, via the coding sequence ATGCCTCGTTCCGAACGCAACTTCGATGCCCAGGAAACCGCCGCACTGCTGGACCACCACGCACTTCTCGCCACCTTGCGCGATACCGTTCTCGAATACGACGCCGGCCGCGTCGTCAGCCCCGCCCGGCTCGTCGTCCCGCTGCACGACGGCGGCGTGATGCTCTCGATGCCCGCTCGCGGCGACGACCTCGCGATCCACAAGCTCATCAACGTTTGCCCGGGCAACGCCTCGCGCGGGCTGCCCACGATTCACGGTCAGGTCGTCGCCTGCGATGCGCACAGCGGACAGATCGCGTTCGCGCTCGACGGCCCGACGGTCACCGGACGCCGCACGGCCGTCATGACGGCGCTCGGCATCGACACACTGTGCGCTCAGTCGCCCAGGGAGATCCTGCTGATCGGCGCCGGCGGGCAAGCCGCCTGTCACGCCGACGCACTCGGCGCGCTGTTTCCGGATGCGGTCCTGTACGTGCACAGCCGCTCCCCGGACGACGCGCGCGCCTTCGTCTCGCGCCACCGCGCAGCGGCGCCGGGCCTGCGCGCGCTGGAAACGGCGCGGATCCCCGCGTCCGTCGACGTCGTCGTGACGCTCACGACGAGCAAGACGCCCGTCTACACGGAAGACGCCCGCCCGGGACGGCTGGTCGTCGGCGTCGGCGCGTTCACGCCGGATGCGGCCGAGATCGCGTCGCACACCGTGCGCGGCAGCCGCATCGTGGTCGACGATCCCGACGGCGCGCGGCACGAGGCCGGCGACCTGATCCAGGCCGACGTGGCATGGAGCAAGGTCGCCGCGCTTGCGGAGCGACTGAAGGAGAGCGATATCGACACGCGCGCGCCCTGGCTTTTCAAGAGCGTGGGCTGCGCGGCCTGGGATCTGGCCGCTTGCCGGGTCGCGCATGCGGCGCTGGGCTGA
- a CDS encoding MFS transporter: MSWTREQRNVTIAAYLGWTLDAFDFFLMVFVLKDIAAEFNTKIPAVALAVTFTLAARPIGALIFGRLADRFGRRPTLMVNIACYSLLELASGFAPSLAALLVLRTLFGVAMGGEWGVGSALTMETVPTHSRGAVSGLLQAGYPSGYLLASVVFGVLYPYIGWRGMFMVGVLPALLVLYVRSHVPESPAWKQMEKRPRPSLVATLRQNWKLSVYAVVLMTAFNFFSHGTQDLYPTFLREQHQFDPHTVSLIAIVLNIGAIVGGLTFGSLSEKIGRRRAIFIAALIALPVLPLWAFSSGAVALAIGAFLMQISVQGAWGVIPVHLNEISPDEIRATFPGFVYQLGNLLAAGNATWQAQIAVSHDNNYGLALAIVAGIVAVVIAVLILFSRERRGIDMTQSAATSTAA, from the coding sequence ATGAGCTGGACCCGAGAACAACGAAACGTCACGATTGCGGCCTATCTCGGCTGGACACTCGATGCATTCGATTTCTTTCTGATGGTGTTCGTGCTGAAAGATATCGCAGCCGAATTCAATACGAAAATACCGGCCGTCGCGCTCGCGGTCACGTTCACGCTCGCCGCCCGTCCGATCGGCGCACTGATCTTCGGGCGTCTCGCCGACCGGTTCGGCCGCCGGCCGACGCTGATGGTCAACATCGCCTGCTACTCGCTGCTCGAACTCGCGTCCGGCTTCGCGCCGAGCCTCGCGGCGCTGCTCGTGCTGCGCACGCTGTTCGGCGTCGCGATGGGCGGCGAATGGGGCGTCGGTTCGGCGCTGACCATGGAAACCGTGCCGACCCATTCGCGCGGCGCCGTGTCCGGGCTGCTGCAGGCCGGCTATCCGAGCGGCTACCTGCTGGCCTCGGTGGTGTTCGGGGTGCTCTACCCGTACATCGGCTGGCGCGGCATGTTCATGGTCGGCGTGCTGCCCGCGCTGCTCGTGCTCTACGTGCGCTCGCACGTGCCCGAATCGCCCGCCTGGAAGCAGATGGAGAAGCGCCCGCGCCCGAGCCTCGTCGCCACGCTGCGGCAGAACTGGAAGCTGTCGGTCTACGCGGTCGTGCTGATGACCGCGTTCAATTTCTTCTCGCACGGCACCCAGGATCTCTACCCGACCTTCCTGCGCGAACAGCATCAGTTCGATCCGCACACGGTGTCGCTGATCGCGATCGTGCTCAATATCGGCGCGATCGTCGGCGGGCTGACCTTTGGTTCGCTTTCCGAAAAAATCGGCCGGCGCCGCGCGATCTTCATCGCAGCCCTGATCGCGCTGCCGGTGCTGCCCTTGTGGGCCTTCTCGAGCGGCGCGGTCGCGCTCGCGATCGGCGCGTTCCTGATGCAGATCTCGGTGCAAGGCGCATGGGGCGTGATCCCGGTCCACCTGAACGAGATCTCGCCGGACGAGATCCGCGCGACCTTCCCCGGTTTCGTCTACCAGCTCGGCAATCTGCTCGCGGCCGGCAACGCCACCTGGCAGGCGCAGATCGCGGTCAGCCACGACAACAACTATGGGCTCGCGCTCGCGATCGTCGCGGGCATCGTCGCGGTCGTGATCGCCGTGCTGATCCTGTTCAGCCGCGAACGGCGCGGCATCGACATGACGCAGTCCGCCGCGACCAGCACCGCCGCCTAG
- a CDS encoding TetR/AcrR family transcriptional regulator yields the protein MAVRQASRQSGGTKARILDAAEDLFIEHGFEAMSMRQITSRAAVNLAAVNYHFGSKEALIHAMLSRRLDQLNEERLRLLDRFDAQLGANVTCEHVLGAMFIPALQASRDPQRGGRAFLRLIGRAYTDPSTFVRSFLTAHYASVAGRFFDAFQRALPNLPRAELGWRLHYAIGALSGALAGAETDSLIEEFSQGRTMNDVQLIARLSSLIVAALKAPMPDATQLAIFAAVLGDAAAAGATLPPDLCPLAQSIAPVRQSAPADTPEPHTT from the coding sequence ATGGCAGTTCGTCAAGCCAGCCGGCAATCCGGCGGGACGAAGGCGCGCATCCTCGATGCGGCCGAAGATCTCTTCATCGAACATGGCTTCGAGGCGATGTCGATGCGGCAGATCACTTCGCGCGCCGCGGTGAATCTCGCCGCGGTCAACTATCACTTCGGCAGCAAGGAGGCGTTGATCCACGCCATGCTGTCGCGGCGGCTCGATCAGCTCAACGAGGAGCGCCTGCGGCTGCTCGATCGCTTCGACGCGCAGCTCGGCGCGAACGTGACCTGCGAGCACGTGCTCGGGGCGATGTTCATTCCCGCGCTGCAGGCCTCGCGGGATCCGCAGCGCGGCGGCCGCGCGTTCCTGCGGCTGATCGGGCGCGCCTACACCGATCCGTCGACGTTCGTGCGCAGTTTCCTGACCGCGCATTACGCCAGCGTCGCGGGCCGCTTCTTCGATGCGTTCCAGCGCGCGCTGCCGAACCTGCCGCGCGCCGAACTCGGCTGGCGGCTGCACTACGCGATCGGTGCGTTGTCCGGCGCGCTCGCGGGCGCCGAGACCGACAGCCTGATCGAGGAATTCTCGCAGGGCCGCACGATGAACGACGTGCAGCTGATCGCGCGATTGTCGTCGCTGATCGTCGCCGCGCTCAAGGCGCCGATGCCGGACGCGACCCAGCTCGCGATCTTCGCCGCCGTGCTCGGCGATGCGGCGGCGGCCGGCGCGACGCTGCCGCCCGATCTGTGCCCGCTTGCCCAGAGCATCGCGCCGGTTCGCCAGAGCGCCCCCGCCGATACGCCCGAGCCGCACACGACCTGA
- a CDS encoding ProQ/FinO family protein — protein MRFRRYEPNRLNCTMGFEQLAELKKQLAAQAKQTKQAKQGQSTGQARPADGRPKRPAESKPKAAAPRARAREPREPREPVDPLVESIWHLQKQFPQAFPKKPAAKVPLKLGILKDAAQHLEALGMTEAQLQQAIATWCQGSRYWACLVENAVRVDLQGQASGTVTAQQAAHARRLASRRPQGKRPAGQRPGTDKAAAPAAAAAQPANEAGVDAPQAVDASAASPADAS, from the coding sequence ATGCGCTTCCGGCGATATGAACCAAACAGACTGAATTGCACGATGGGTTTTGAACAACTTGCCGAGTTGAAAAAGCAACTCGCGGCGCAAGCCAAACAGACGAAACAGGCGAAGCAGGGTCAGTCCACCGGGCAAGCCCGGCCGGCTGACGGCAGGCCGAAGCGGCCGGCCGAGAGCAAGCCGAAGGCTGCCGCGCCGCGCGCGAGGGCGCGCGAACCGCGTGAGCCACGCGAGCCGGTCGATCCGCTGGTCGAATCGATCTGGCACCTGCAGAAACAGTTTCCGCAAGCATTCCCGAAAAAGCCTGCCGCCAAGGTGCCGCTCAAGCTGGGCATCCTGAAGGACGCCGCGCAGCACCTGGAAGCGCTGGGCATGACGGAGGCCCAATTGCAGCAGGCGATCGCGACCTGGTGCCAGGGCAGCCGCTATTGGGCATGCCTCGTCGAGAATGCGGTGCGCGTCGATCTGCAAGGGCAGGCCTCGGGCACGGTGACCGCTCAGCAGGCCGCGCACGCGCGGCGGCTCGCGTCGCGCCGGCCGCAGGGCAAACGGCCCGCCGGCCAGCGTCCGGGCACGGACAAGGCTGCTGCACCGGCTGCCGCTGCGGCCCAGCCGGCGAACGAAGCCGGCGTGGACGCACCGCAAGCGGTCGACGCAAGCGCGGCATCGCCCGCCGACGCAAGCTGA
- a CDS encoding AMP-binding protein — MTAPVVSAAAQTPNTDGVWYASYPRGVPHEIDLTQYESLVQYFDECTARYTDRTAYLSAGAKLGYGALARKVDAFASYLQGIGVRPGDRVAIMLPNTFQYPITLFGALKAGAVVVNVNPLYTARELAHQLKDSGARTIVVFENFAKTLEEALPGTVIENVLVTALGDLLADGLNAKGRLINFVLKRVKKLVPAYRLPGAVRLRTALAQGARRPATPVPLTRDALAFLQYTGGTTGVAKGAMLTHGNLIANLLQAKSWVSDQMTGDVETVLTPLPLYHIYSLTLNALIFIGLGGRNILIANPRDTRMVMKILRNETFTGITGINTLYNAFLDNEEFRRRDFSQLKLAMAGGMAMQRSVAERFKTVTGCPIVEGYGLTECSPIVTMNPVDLQDMHDFSGSIGLPAPSTRVRLRKEDGSWANLGEPGELCVQGPQVMRGYWQRPDETAKVIDAEGWFSTGDIGVMDDKGFVRLIDRKKDMILVSGFNVYPNEIEEVLVMHPGIREAAAIGVPDPVQGERVKVFVVPRDASLTVDEVLAHCRKNLTGYKTPKLVEFRDALPQTNVGKILRRALRDEALAKLASRKEH; from the coding sequence ATGACCGCCCCCGTCGTATCCGCCGCGGCCCAGACGCCGAACACCGATGGCGTCTGGTATGCCTCGTATCCGCGCGGCGTGCCGCATGAGATCGATCTCACGCAGTACGAATCGCTGGTCCAGTATTTCGACGAGTGCACGGCGCGCTACACGGATCGGACCGCCTATCTCAGCGCGGGCGCGAAGCTCGGCTACGGCGCGCTCGCGCGCAAGGTGGACGCGTTCGCGTCGTACCTGCAAGGCATCGGCGTGCGGCCCGGCGACCGGGTCGCGATCATGCTGCCCAACACCTTCCAGTATCCGATCACGCTGTTCGGCGCCTTGAAGGCCGGCGCCGTGGTGGTCAACGTGAACCCGCTCTACACCGCGCGCGAACTCGCGCATCAGCTGAAGGACAGCGGCGCGCGAACGATCGTCGTATTCGAGAATTTCGCGAAGACGCTCGAAGAGGCCCTGCCCGGCACCGTGATCGAGAACGTGCTCGTGACCGCGCTCGGCGACCTGCTCGCGGACGGCCTCAATGCGAAAGGCCGGCTGATCAACTTCGTGCTCAAGCGCGTGAAGAAGCTCGTGCCGGCCTATCGCCTGCCCGGGGCGGTGCGGCTGCGGACGGCCCTCGCGCAGGGCGCGCGCCGTCCGGCCACGCCCGTGCCGCTGACCCGCGACGCGCTCGCGTTCCTGCAGTACACGGGCGGCACGACCGGCGTGGCGAAAGGCGCGATGCTCACCCACGGCAACCTGATCGCGAACCTGCTGCAGGCCAAGTCGTGGGTCTCGGACCAGATGACGGGCGACGTCGAGACCGTGCTGACGCCGCTGCCGCTCTATCACATCTACTCGCTGACCCTCAACGCGCTGATCTTCATCGGCCTGGGCGGCCGCAACATCCTGATCGCCAATCCGCGCGACACCAGGATGGTGATGAAGATCCTGCGCAACGAAACCTTCACGGGGATCACCGGCATCAACACGCTCTACAACGCGTTCCTCGACAACGAGGAATTCCGGCGCCGCGACTTCTCGCAGCTCAAGCTCGCGATGGCGGGCGGCATGGCGATGCAGCGCTCGGTCGCGGAGCGTTTCAAGACGGTCACCGGTTGCCCGATCGTCGAAGGCTACGGGCTCACCGAGTGCTCGCCGATCGTCACGATGAACCCGGTCGACCTGCAGGACATGCACGATTTCAGCGGCTCGATCGGCCTGCCCGCGCCGTCGACCCGGGTGCGCCTGCGCAAGGAGGACGGCAGCTGGGCGAACCTCGGCGAACCGGGCGAGCTGTGCGTGCAGGGGCCGCAGGTGATGCGCGGCTACTGGCAGCGCCCCGACGAGACCGCGAAGGTGATCGACGCCGAGGGCTGGTTCTCGACCGGCGACATCGGCGTGATGGACGACAAGGGCTTTGTCCGCCTGATCGACCGCAAGAAGGACATGATCCTGGTGTCGGGCTTCAACGTCTATCCGAACGAGATCGAGGAGGTCCTGGTGATGCACCCCGGCATCCGGGAAGCGGCCGCGATCGGCGTGCCGGACCCGGTGCAGGGCGAGCGGGTCAAGGTGTTCGTGGTGCCGCGCGACGCGTCGCTGACGGTCGACGAGGTGCTCGCCCACTGCCGCAAGAACCTGACCGGCTACAAGACCCCGAAACTGGTGGAGTTCCGCGACGCGCTGCCTCAGACCAACGTCGGGAAAATCCTGCGCCGCGCGCTGCGCGATGAGGCGCTGGCGAAACTTGCGAGCCGAAAGGAGCACTAA
- a CDS encoding aconitase X catalytic domain-containing protein — MLQLSGRDSAMLDGAHGEGVARAMRIVARTADVMSAPRLIDVSAAHIDGCLYHGQASLDFVEYFVASGARVAVPTTLNVGSLDLIHPELYRGDQQVRRDAQRLMDAHLQMGCEASFTCAPYQLARRPARGDQIAWAESNAIVFANSVLGARTSRYGDFLDLAAAITGRVPYAGLHVEANRAAQIVVEAPDFARLPSRDIYFATLGLWLGKRVGATVSAIVGLPADTTEDELKALGAAAASSGAVALFHAVGLTPEAPTLDAALQGRAPLQTVAVAMADLVDVRRRLNSASPGDPLVAVALGTPHFSLAEFEQLAVLLAPLDGPLGCDFYVNTSRFVLWQLTEAGMLAGFERLGVQIVVDTCTYITPVMKQMSGRVMTNSGKWASYAPANIGVSVAYGSLRECVRSAINGRVWFDDETIR; from the coding sequence ATGCTTCAACTGAGCGGGCGCGACAGCGCAATGCTGGACGGTGCGCACGGCGAGGGCGTCGCGCGGGCGATGCGGATCGTGGCGCGTACGGCGGATGTCATGTCCGCCCCGCGCTTGATCGACGTGAGCGCCGCTCATATCGACGGTTGTCTGTATCACGGCCAGGCGAGTCTCGATTTCGTCGAGTATTTCGTCGCCAGCGGCGCGCGCGTTGCCGTGCCGACGACGCTCAACGTCGGCTCGCTCGACCTCATCCATCCCGAGCTGTATCGCGGCGACCAGCAGGTGCGACGCGACGCGCAGCGGCTGATGGATGCCCATCTGCAGATGGGCTGCGAAGCGAGCTTCACCTGTGCCCCTTACCAGCTTGCCCGGCGTCCGGCGCGCGGCGACCAGATCGCATGGGCGGAATCCAATGCGATCGTGTTCGCCAATTCGGTGCTGGGCGCGCGCACCAGCCGCTACGGCGATTTTCTCGATCTGGCGGCCGCGATCACGGGCAGGGTGCCCTATGCGGGGCTGCACGTCGAAGCGAATCGCGCCGCGCAAATCGTCGTCGAGGCGCCGGACTTCGCGCGGCTGCCGTCGCGCGACATCTACTTCGCGACGCTCGGGCTGTGGCTCGGCAAGCGCGTGGGGGCGACCGTGTCCGCGATCGTCGGCCTGCCGGCCGACACGACCGAAGACGAACTGAAGGCGCTCGGCGCCGCCGCGGCGTCGAGCGGCGCGGTCGCACTGTTCCACGCGGTCGGCCTGACGCCCGAGGCCCCCACGCTGGACGCGGCGCTGCAAGGCCGGGCGCCGCTGCAAACGGTGGCGGTCGCGATGGCCGATCTCGTCGACGTGCGGCGTCGGCTGAACAGCGCGTCGCCCGGCGATCCGCTCGTCGCGGTGGCGCTCGGCACACCGCACTTCTCGCTGGCCGAATTCGAGCAGCTCGCGGTCTTGCTCGCGCCGCTCGACGGCCCGCTCGGCTGCGATTTCTATGTGAACACGAGCCGCTTCGTGCTCTGGCAGCTGACCGAGGCCGGCATGCTGGCCGGCTTCGAGCGCCTGGGCGTGCAGATCGTCGTCGACACCTGCACCTACATCACGCCGGTGATGAAGCAGATGTCCGGGCGGGTGATGACCAATTCGGGCAAGTGGGCGTCCTACGCGCCGGCGAATATCGGCGTGAGCGTCGCATACGGCAGCCTGCGCGAGTGCGTGCGGTCCGCGATCAACGGAAGGGTGTGGTTCGATGACGAAACGATTCGATAA
- a CDS encoding SulP family inorganic anion transporter yields MDTPNRPDAGPQHVTHFAALDTPPAPRGEQLARDALAGVSIAGLLIPEAVAYAGLANLPPQAGLIALLAGLVVYALTGSSRFAIVSSTSSSAAVLAATVLSESGGGAAAQLALAAALVATTGVLFILAGAARLGGMSDFIARPVLRGFTFGLALTIVIKQLPKILVVPVSHSDTPHVALDLLTGLAHANTYSLALGAAALAILFVLGRRSRVPATLIVIVLSIALGYWIDWSRYGIAVVGHIDLQHLAFGVPALDRAAWMQTAELGFALMLILYAESYGSIRNFALKHGDTVSPNRDLVAIGCANLVSGLCHGMPVGAGYSATSANEAAGAQTRVAGLCAAVVIALIVWLLLPQLARTPEAVLAAIVIFAVSHSLHPAVFRPYWAWRRDRLVVLAALLAVIVLGVLHGLLAAIGVSLLLTLRKLSEPNVSELGRLRDSHDFVDITMHADAKPIPGVLIVRPEAQLFFANAERVLNRVRQLAHEAATPVDTILLSLEESPDVDGTTIEALKTFAAECDARHWRLALVRLKPSVLEVLRRAGDDTLKPTSLSELSVDESLQILARAGAAG; encoded by the coding sequence ATGGACACTCCGAACCGCCCCGATGCCGGGCCGCAGCATGTCACGCATTTCGCCGCGCTCGATACGCCGCCGGCGCCGCGCGGCGAGCAACTGGCGCGGGACGCGCTCGCCGGCGTGTCGATCGCGGGCTTGCTGATTCCGGAGGCCGTGGCCTATGCCGGCCTCGCGAACCTGCCGCCGCAGGCGGGCCTGATCGCGCTGCTGGCGGGGCTCGTGGTCTATGCGCTGACAGGCAGCAGCCGGTTCGCGATCGTGTCGTCGACCTCCTCGTCGGCCGCCGTGCTGGCCGCGACCGTGCTGTCGGAGTCGGGCGGGGGGGCGGCGGCGCAGCTTGCGCTCGCCGCGGCCCTCGTCGCGACGACCGGGGTGCTGTTCATCCTGGCCGGGGCGGCGCGGCTCGGCGGCATGTCCGATTTCATCGCGCGCCCGGTGTTGCGCGGCTTCACGTTCGGCCTCGCGCTGACGATCGTCATCAAGCAATTGCCGAAGATCCTCGTGGTGCCGGTCAGCCATAGCGACACGCCGCATGTCGCGCTCGATCTGCTGACGGGCCTCGCGCATGCCAACACCTACAGTCTCGCGCTCGGCGCGGCGGCGTTGGCGATCCTGTTCGTGCTCGGGCGCCGCTCGCGGGTGCCGGCGACGCTGATCGTCATCGTGCTCAGCATCGCGCTCGGCTACTGGATCGACTGGTCGCGCTATGGGATCGCGGTGGTGGGGCACATCGACCTCCAGCATCTCGCCTTCGGCGTGCCCGCGCTCGACCGGGCGGCATGGATGCAGACCGCCGAGCTGGGCTTCGCGCTGATGCTGATCCTGTACGCGGAATCCTACGGCTCGATCCGCAATTTCGCGCTCAAGCATGGCGACACGGTATCGCCGAATCGCGATCTCGTCGCGATCGGCTGCGCGAACCTCGTCTCGGGCCTGTGTCACGGGATGCCGGTCGGCGCAGGGTATTCGGCCACGTCCGCGAACGAGGCCGCGGGCGCGCAGACCCGGGTGGCGGGGCTGTGCGCGGCCGTGGTGATCGCGTTGATCGTCTGGCTGCTGTTGCCGCAGCTCGCGCGCACGCCGGAAGCGGTGCTGGCCGCCATCGTGATCTTCGCGGTCAGCCATTCGCTGCACCCGGCGGTATTCCGGCCATACTGGGCGTGGCGCCGCGACCGCCTCGTCGTGCTCGCGGCCCTGCTCGCGGTGATCGTGCTCGGCGTGCTGCACGGCCTGCTCGCCGCGATCGGCGTGAGCCTGCTGCTGACCCTGCGCAAGCTGTCCGAGCCGAACGTGAGCGAGCTGGGCCGGCTGCGCGACAGCCACGACTTCGTCGATATCACGATGCATGCCGATGCGAAGCCGATCCCGGGCGTGCTGATCGTGCGGCCCGAGGCGCAGTTGTTCTTCGCGAACGCCGAGCGCGTGCTGAATCGGGTGCGGCAACTCGCGCACGAGGCCGCGACGCCGGTCGACACGATCCTGCTGAGCCTCGAGGAGTCGCCGGATGTCGACGGCACCACGATCGAGGCGCTCAAGACCTTCGCGGCCGAATGCGACGCGCGCCATTGGCGGCTGGCGCTGGTGCGGCTCAAGCCGAGCGTGCTCGAGGTGCTGCGGCGCGCGGGCGACGACACGCTGAAGCCGACGTCGCTGTCCGAGCTGAGCGTCGACGAAAGCCTGCAGATATTGGCGCGCGCGGGTGCGGCCGGCTGA
- a CDS encoding ParB-like protein: MALGNDVHLVPAKLEALRPTQMTVGYREVKAKRKHWKSLSKKARKAAIESHWFPAVLGPDQQYFIVDHHHLGLALIEEGVTDVKAMLLKDLSWLDETIFWRIMEHNQWVHPFGIDGQRHDFTRLPNVLTGLKDDPYRSLAGELRTAGGYAKDATPFSEFLWADYLRPKIPLASIRKDFAKALEAALNHAHAQDARYLPGWSGLIVPKA; the protein is encoded by the coding sequence ATGGCGCTTGGCAACGATGTGCACCTGGTTCCCGCAAAACTCGAGGCGCTGCGGCCCACGCAGATGACGGTGGGCTATCGCGAGGTGAAGGCGAAGCGCAAGCACTGGAAGAGCCTGAGCAAGAAGGCGCGCAAGGCGGCGATCGAATCGCACTGGTTCCCGGCGGTGCTCGGGCCGGACCAGCAGTACTTCATCGTCGATCACCATCACCTCGGCCTGGCATTGATCGAGGAGGGCGTGACCGACGTCAAGGCGATGCTGCTCAAGGATCTGTCGTGGCTCGACGAGACGATCTTCTGGCGCATCATGGAGCACAACCAGTGGGTGCATCCGTTCGGCATCGACGGGCAGCGCCATGATTTCACCCGGCTGCCGAACGTGCTGACGGGCCTCAAGGACGATCCGTATCGCAGTCTCGCCGGCGAGCTGCGCACGGCGGGCGGCTATGCGAAGGACGCGACGCCGTTCAGCGAATTCCTGTGGGCCGACTACCTGCGCCCGAAGATTCCGCTGGCCAGCATCCGGAAGGATTTCGCGAAGGCGCTCGAGGCGGCGCTCAATCACGCGCATGCGCAAGACGCGCGCTATCTGCCCGGCTGGTCCGGACTGATCGTGCCGAAGGCCTGA
- a CDS encoding FadR/GntR family transcriptional regulator: protein MTPSSSSVDAAFRPLQIYEQVAAKLRAEIRAGHVEAGARLPSERELATRFGVGRPAVREALGALANEGLVQTRRNSGTYVADDAVSRLAAGSAAGRVEAADYSPTATLGVRLILEPAIVRLAAARRKRDTLAEHYLEQMESIVDVSDPVQQALWNESDRLFHRQLAIMTGDALIAKIADEIAATMDQPLWRRLKEDGIYDPARIRLYVAEHRLIYEAILDGNADAAAFYVEQHIHRVQRDIAPK from the coding sequence ATGACTCCATCTAGCTCTTCCGTCGACGCGGCGTTCCGCCCCTTGCAGATCTACGAACAGGTCGCGGCGAAGCTGCGCGCGGAAATCCGCGCGGGGCATGTCGAGGCGGGCGCGCGCCTGCCTTCGGAGCGCGAGCTTGCGACGCGCTTCGGCGTGGGCCGGCCGGCGGTGCGGGAGGCGCTGGGCGCGCTGGCGAACGAGGGGCTCGTGCAGACCCGGCGCAACTCCGGGACCTACGTGGCCGACGACGCCGTCAGCCGGCTGGCGGCGGGAAGCGCCGCCGGGCGCGTCGAGGCGGCGGACTACAGCCCCACCGCGACGCTCGGCGTGCGGCTGATTCTCGAGCCCGCGATCGTGCGGCTCGCGGCGGCCAGGCGCAAACGGGACACGCTCGCCGAGCACTATCTCGAACAGATGGAGTCGATCGTCGACGTCTCGGATCCCGTGCAGCAGGCGCTGTGGAATGAGAGCGATCGCCTGTTTCATCGGCAGCTTGCGATCATGACCGGGGATGCGCTCATCGCGAAGATCGCCGACGAGATCGCGGCGACCATGGACCAGCCGCTGTGGCGACGGCTCAAGGAAGACGGCATCTACGATCCCGCGCGCATCCGCTTGTACGTGGCCGAGCATCGGTTGATCTACGAGGCGATCCTCGACGGCAATGCCGACGCCGCCGCGTTTTACGTCGAGCAGCACATACACCGGGTGCAGCGAGATATCGCGCCCAAGTGA
- a CDS encoding GNAT family N-acetyltransferase, with protein MHAVEGPALPVFETGRLWLCPRRLADLEACLAMDRDPEVTRHIAGPWADPVEHRRFVEHRILRDYPAGLGYWSIFEKADPARFVGWVLLIPDYSEGGREVEIGWRLVREAWGRGIASEAAARIVAHAFGTVRLPRIIADIAAENAGSLKVARKLGMRRVEIVQDGRPYVRHRLERGDLAQD; from the coding sequence ATGCACGCTGTTGAAGGGCCGGCGCTGCCGGTGTTCGAGACCGGGCGCCTGTGGCTGTGCCCGAGGCGGCTCGCCGATCTCGAGGCCTGCCTCGCGATGGACCGCGATCCCGAGGTGACCCGGCACATCGCGGGCCCGTGGGCGGATCCCGTCGAGCATCGGCGCTTCGTCGAGCATCGAATCCTGCGCGACTATCCGGCCGGGCTCGGCTACTGGTCGATCTTCGAGAAAGCCGACCCGGCGCGCTTCGTCGGCTGGGTCCTGCTGATCCCGGATTATTCCGAAGGTGGCCGCGAGGTCGAGATCGGCTGGCGTCTCGTGCGCGAGGCCTGGGGGCGCGGCATCGCGAGCGAGGCCGCGGCGCGGATCGTCGCGCACGCGTTCGGGACGGTGCGGCTGCCGCGCATCATCGCGGACATCGCGGCCGAGAACGCAGGCTCGCTCAAGGTCGCCCGCAAGCTCGGCATGCGCCGCGTGGAGATCGTGCAGGACGGCCGGCCTTACGTCCGGCATCGCCTCGAACGCGGGGATCTCGCGCAAGATTGA